A genomic segment from Nodularia sphaerocarpa UHCC 0038 encodes:
- a CDS encoding COP23 domain-containing protein, producing MKNKSFLIGLGLVACTVLTSFSIISPSFSQSTASKTQSNQTTFVCTTKFDQSSSQRIPVTAAWIPQRKNHVYFVGWKSEYFLQSGWTAEKRCEHVTQKFQELYTQNRLNYISSGRNNGYPVICGVSNLGETCNANNQLFTLRSDTNPDQVIQILMDIAEGKATEGILLQTSGNQRYIPVQAFLLQSPIIEIEQSANTQK from the coding sequence ATGAAAAACAAATCATTCCTCATCGGCTTAGGACTTGTTGCTTGCACAGTTCTCACCAGCTTCAGTATTATATCTCCTAGTTTCAGCCAATCCACAGCCTCTAAAACTCAATCTAATCAAACCACATTTGTGTGTACAACAAAATTTGATCAATCAAGTAGCCAAAGAATACCAGTTACAGCAGCTTGGATTCCCCAAAGAAAAAATCATGTATATTTCGTTGGTTGGAAATCCGAATACTTTCTTCAAAGTGGCTGGACAGCAGAAAAACGCTGTGAACACGTAACACAAAAATTCCAAGAATTGTACACCCAAAATCGGTTAAATTACATATCATCCGGTAGGAATAATGGCTATCCCGTTATTTGTGGAGTAAGCAACTTAGGAGAGACTTGCAACGCCAACAATCAATTATTTACCCTGAGATCAGACACCAACCCTGATCAAGTAATACAAATACTCATGGATATTGCAGAAGGTAAAGCAACAGAAGGAATCCTGCTGCAAACCTCCGGTAATCAGAGATATATTCCCGTACAAGCCTTTTTGCTGCAATCTCCCATTATTGAAATTGAACAATCAGCAAACACCCAGAAATAA
- a CDS encoding serine protease, whose protein sequence is MKKSIILITTLLLLPIPTTAIEKTPNTPPPTCQIKPATEETGEYSEPQLQTIASQTTVRVRGDSNGGSGTLLAKQGNTYLVITNAHVIRGINNIKLQTTDNKTYTAKIIPNPNLENLDLALIEFQSNQNYCLRQITSIIPNLETPVMAAGYSSYKQQIVYRTGTVQQIPEKPLKEGYQIGYTSDIEQGMSGGTIINSRGKIIGINGKSAYPILNTGFTYSDGTKPTQTQIQKMRTVSWGIPVFTFLAQVNPQTLTAYSLPLPQHSYTIPETGFTGWLGELERKAQQITVRIDSSSNTNGSGIIIAKHGDTYTVLTAAHVVCERENATQPCGNYKYQILAPDGKQYPVEKNTIKTEAGLDLAVLRFTANQQTYEVATLADYNPKADYGLEYANYMFTAGYPRLGNNSPWRFTAGHIANKELGLLLVTASDFSKTKLGILQQTSFLTGGYELVYSSITYGGMSGGPVLDSMGRVIGIHGRGEGEEAYDSQTGECGSNFRCVTQIGMSLGIPVSTFLAIATRLDVQPQKVENTPATGLNEEQVNSIKQALTLTDISNSNATAVQWLERGNQLLRLSRHAEAIEAFEQVIKLQPSFVHLAYFGKGGTFLDQQKYQEALVALEQAIHYKRDFAIARRLQILTYTNLEQWDKALVAIEKSIRLQPNNPTNHLIKGIVLINLQKYIEASAVLSEAIKFHPSPLAYFLRGATYLQYQKLDLALADLNQAIQMSPQYALAYLGRGELYREKKKGELALADFNQAIEIDPKLALAYNNRGLIYDEQKKWELALADFNQAIEIDPKLALAYNNRGLVYEGQERWELAIADYTKAIEINPQDADAYRNRGDIYRKQEKWELAIADYTKAIEINPQYAVYNNRGWVYGEQKKWELAIADYTKAIEINPQNAVVYNNRGLIYEGQERWELAIADYTKAIEINPQNAVVYNNRGFVYVQQKKWGLALTDLNRAIEINPKLANPYNHRGHVYREQEKWELALADFTKAIEINSEYAQAYKNRGIVYNQMGNKQKAIENLQQAAKLFQAQSNTPAYEQAMNLLQQIQK, encoded by the coding sequence ATGAAAAAAAGCATCATTCTAATTACCACCCTACTACTCCTACCCATCCCCACAACAGCCATAGAAAAAACCCCCAATACTCCCCCCCCCACCTGCCAAATAAAACCCGCCACCGAAGAAACAGGCGAATACTCAGAACCACAACTGCAAACCATAGCCAGCCAGACAACAGTCAGAGTCAGAGGAGATAGCAACGGCGGTTCAGGAACCCTACTCGCCAAACAAGGAAACACCTACCTAGTCATCACCAACGCCCATGTAATTAGAGGCATAAACAACATCAAATTACAAACCACAGACAACAAAACCTACACAGCCAAAATCATCCCCAACCCCAACTTAGAAAACCTAGACTTAGCCCTCATAGAATTTCAATCAAATCAAAACTATTGTCTTAGACAAATAACCAGCATCATTCCCAACCTTGAAACACCAGTCATGGCCGCCGGATATTCCTCTTACAAACAACAAATAGTCTATCGCACCGGAACAGTACAACAAATACCAGAAAAACCACTCAAAGAAGGTTATCAAATTGGCTACACCAGCGACATCGAACAGGGAATGAGTGGTGGTACAATCATTAATAGTCGCGGAAAAATTATTGGCATAAATGGCAAAAGTGCCTATCCTATACTAAATACAGGTTTTACCTATTCAGATGGAACAAAACCCACACAAACACAAATTCAAAAAATGCGGACAGTCAGTTGGGGAATACCAGTTTTCACTTTCTTAGCACAGGTAAACCCACAGACATTAACAGCTTATTCCCTACCTTTACCACAACATTCCTACACTATACCAGAAACTGGATTCACCGGATGGTTAGGAGAATTAGAACGAAAAGCCCAACAAATAACCGTCAGAATTGATAGTAGTAGTAATACTAATGGTTCTGGAATAATTATTGCTAAACATGGCGACACTTACACAGTTCTAACAGCAGCACACGTTGTCTGTGAAAGAGAAAATGCTACACAGCCATGTGGTAATTATAAATATCAAATACTTGCCCCAGATGGCAAACAATATCCTGTAGAGAAAAATACGATAAAAACAGAAGCAGGTTTAGATTTAGCCGTGTTGAGGTTTACGGCTAATCAGCAAACATACGAAGTTGCAACTTTAGCAGATTATAACCCTAAAGCAGATTATGGTCTTGAATATGCAAATTATATGTTTACTGCTGGTTATCCCAGGTTAGGAAATAACTCACCTTGGCGATTCACTGCGGGGCATATTGCTAATAAAGAACTTGGATTATTATTGGTTACTGCATCAGATTTTTCAAAAACAAAACTTGGTATTTTACAACAAACTAGTTTCTTAACTGGCGGATACGAGTTAGTCTATTCAAGTATTACTTATGGAGGCATGAGTGGAGGGCCTGTTTTAGACTCGATGGGACGAGTCATTGGCATTCATGGGCGAGGAGAAGGAGAAGAAGCCTATGATTCTCAAACAGGAGAGTGTGGTAGTAACTTTAGATGTGTAACTCAAATTGGGATGAGTTTAGGTATTCCTGTGAGTACTTTTTTAGCTATTGCAACGCGACTAGATGTGCAACCACAAAAAGTGGAAAATACTCCAGCCACAGGATTGAATGAAGAACAAGTCAACTCCATAAAACAAGCATTAACATTAACCGATATTTCCAACTCAAATGCAACGGCTGTTCAATGGCTAGAACGAGGTAATCAACTGTTACGATTAAGCCGTCACGCAGAAGCAATTGAAGCCTTTGAGCAAGTGATTAAACTTCAGCCATCTTTTGTTCATTTAGCCTATTTTGGCAAAGGTGGGACATTCTTAGACCAACAAAAATATCAAGAAGCACTAGTAGCATTGGAGCAAGCTATTCATTACAAACGTGATTTTGCTATTGCTAGGCGACTTCAAATTCTAACGTATACTAATTTAGAACAATGGGATAAAGCATTAGTCGCAATAGAAAAATCAATTCGACTTCAGCCCAATAATCCAACAAATCATCTTATAAAAGGGATAGTCTTAATAAATTTACAAAAGTATATAGAAGCAAGTGCAGTGTTAAGCGAGGCTATAAAATTTCATCCTAGTCCGTTAGCGTATTTTTTACGTGGTGCAACATATCTACAGTATCAAAAATTAGATTTGGCTCTTGCTGATTTGAACCAAGCTATTCAAATGAGTCCTCAATATGCTTTGGCTTACTTAGGTCGTGGTGAACTGTACAGAGAGAAGAAAAAAGGTGAATTAGCCTTGGCTGATTTCAACCAAGCGATTGAGATTGATCCTAAATTGGCTCTTGCTTACAACAATCGTGGTCTTATTTACGATGAGCAGAAAAAGTGGGAATTAGCCTTGGCTGATTTCAACCAAGCGATTGAGATTGATCCTAAATTGGCTCTTGCTTATAACAACCGTGGTTTGGTTTACGAAGGCCAAGAGAGATGGGAATTAGCCATAGCTGATTACACAAAGGCGATTGAGATTAATCCTCAAGATGCTGATGCTTACAGAAATAGGGGTGACATATATAGAAAGCAAGAGAAATGGGAATTAGCCATAGCTGATTACACAAAAGCGATTGAGATTAATCCTCAATATGCTGTTTATAACAACCGTGGTTGGGTTTACGGAGAGCAGAAGAAATGGGAATTAGCCATAGCTGATTACACAAAGGCGATTGAGATTAATCCTCAAAATGCTGTTGTTTATAACAATCGTGGTCTGATTTACGAAGGCCAAGAGAGATGGGAATTAGCCATAGCTGATTACACAAAGGCGATTGAGATTAATCCTCAAAATGCTGTTGTTTATAACAATCGTGGTTTTGTATACGTACAGCAGAAAAAGTGGGGATTAGCCCTGACTGATTTAAATCGGGCGATTGAAATTAACCCTAAATTGGCTAATCCTTACAACCATCGTGGTCATGTTTACAGAGAGCAGGAAAAATGGGAATTAGCCTTGGCTGATTTCACAAAGGCGATTGAGATTAACTCTGAATATGCTCAAGCTTACAAAAACCGTGGCATAGTTTACAATCAAATGGGTAACAAACAAAAAGCCATTGAAAATTTACAACAAGCAGCAAAACTCTTCCAAGCTCAAAGTAATACTCCTGCTTATGAACAAGCAATGAATCTATTGCAACAGATCCAAAAATAA
- a CDS encoding eIF2A-related protein, with protein MKKLVVLKLDGDFSQGFRVSLAIGEDASLPDVELSDNELKLPPIPILSHTYQDWSKSYRSLDGHRIKAKKEQITNVKFQSLKQECQIKADIIKNKFITWLQADSFRLIKEQCLTHLNTTDEIRIIIRSTETQLRKLPWHFWDLFEYYPHAEIAFSSLSSQRFSRKFRPNIRILIILGNSEGINVLEDEKLLKKYCQQAETVVLTEPSPSQLNEHLWNETGWDILFFSGHSRTESTQGRIFLNRTDSLTMEELRYGLQTAVKQGLQLALFNSCDGLGIAAELENLHIPQVIVMREPVPDRVANQFLKYFLEEFTRGKSLYQSVNTARKKLQGLEPEFPCASWLPVIIQNLLETPPTWQSLGAIFHCPYRGLAAFSEADAPYFYGREAVTQQLVTAVKQKNLVAVVGASGSGKSSVVFAGLIPQLRQDKTQNWLILSFRPGNNPLANLAMVLCGGVGSGENFASFPNTQPSNTHPRLAELELELELKQRHSLGDNLAAKTLPKFLESIITSSPQSHLVIIADQFEELYTLCHHAEERQIFLDHLLDAVATVPNFTLVLTLRADFFGEALSYRRFADALQDTQLNLGPMNAPELATAIQKPAEAFNVQLEPGLTPRLIDAVLESPSHLPLLEFTLTQLWQKQQQGWLTHQAYADIGGIETALANHAESIYAQLSLADQERVQQIFIQLVQPGEHNADIRRLATREEVGEANWYLVAQLADAPLVVTNYNQLSQIETVEIIHEALIKNWRRLRQWMRNHREFRHWQEQLRVVIRQWENSHQDTGGLLRGKPLLDAEEWLMQRPTEINAYEHNFINLSLARKQKEQQEKTAAKNKIIIGLTSGLIGTLILASLALFQWQQADYQRQQVQINQLKSLSLSAKLLAKSGDEVTGLIPVLQSLKTLQALNPLDSKTKIDILGSILEVINQVREYNRLTGHEGEVTSLNFSPNGQILASASENTIRIWGRKGNLLQTLPSLPAVSLLETEEPYANTGHNHGLFSVIFSPDSQLLIAASFDHNITAWRYNSQTNLFAEKPIFQITEKEGLWAVSISPDHSTLAVATANGKVKFWTMDGQLLQTISAHSQKIWHLNFSSDGQTFVTASADKTVKIWNLSGQLLTTLQGHSDEVLSVNFSPDGQTLATASKDKTVKLWDLTGKLLHNFAGHSDEVLDVRFSPDGELIASASADDTVRVWSVEQQKQLYKFSGHGGKASEVSFSPDGQTLASASKDKTVKLWRLQGILPSFSGNYLSISPDGEIVAVSNQKGIVHLRQGDGTLLRSFAAHNGEIIKVVFHPQGKSIVTIGRDNQVKLWDLSGNLLNSWLGHESNNQNIIPFAPIQDISFSPDGNQIVTIGGIDKEVRIWNLEGSLLKSWQTNDIFLTRINFSPDGKILATAGDKTVKLWNLSGKLLQTLSGHEANVSTVNFSRDGKIIATAAADQTVKLWHSQTGEMFRSLPHNDNVYTIGFSPHGQVLITANADEIKFWNLDGELLHSLGGHEGIISQVKLSLDGKFMASVDVNNQVILWSLDINDLQARICDWLQDYLRTNQGLDVDEQGICQRMF; from the coding sequence ATGAAAAAATTAGTTGTCCTCAAACTAGATGGCGACTTCAGTCAGGGATTTCGCGTTAGTTTAGCCATTGGTGAAGACGCTTCCCTTCCTGATGTTGAGCTAAGTGACAACGAATTAAAATTACCTCCGATTCCCATCTTATCTCATACTTATCAAGACTGGAGTAAAAGCTATCGCAGTCTAGATGGACACCGAATTAAAGCCAAAAAAGAACAGATTACCAATGTCAAATTTCAATCTCTTAAACAAGAATGTCAGATTAAAGCCGACATCATCAAAAACAAATTTATCACTTGGTTACAAGCCGACTCCTTTCGTTTAATTAAAGAACAATGTTTAACTCACTTAAATACTACAGATGAAATCCGCATCATTATTCGCAGCACAGAAACCCAACTGCGGAAATTACCTTGGCATTTCTGGGACTTATTTGAGTATTATCCTCACGCCGAAATTGCATTTAGTTCTCTGTCCTCTCAACGTTTTTCTAGAAAATTTCGCCCCAATATCCGCATCTTAATTATCTTAGGTAACAGTGAAGGAATTAATGTTCTTGAAGATGAAAAACTCTTAAAAAAATACTGTCAACAAGCAGAAACCGTAGTTTTAACTGAACCCTCACCATCCCAACTCAACGAACATCTCTGGAATGAAACAGGATGGGATATTCTATTTTTTTCTGGTCATAGTCGCACCGAGTCAACACAAGGGAGAATTTTTCTCAACCGCACTGATAGTTTGACAATGGAAGAGTTACGCTATGGACTACAAACCGCAGTCAAGCAAGGATTACAATTAGCCTTATTCAACTCCTGTGATGGCTTAGGAATTGCGGCTGAGTTAGAAAATCTGCATATTCCCCAAGTCATAGTCATGCGCGAACCTGTCCCAGATAGGGTAGCAAATCAATTTCTCAAATACTTCTTAGAAGAGTTTACCAGAGGCAAATCTCTTTATCAATCTGTAAATACTGCACGCAAAAAATTACAGGGTTTAGAACCAGAATTTCCTTGTGCAAGTTGGCTACCTGTTATCATCCAGAACTTGTTAGAAACACCTCCCACTTGGCAGAGTTTAGGAGCCATTTTTCATTGTCCCTATCGAGGTTTAGCAGCCTTTTCAGAAGCAGATGCACCTTATTTTTATGGGCGAGAAGCAGTCACACAACAGTTAGTAACTGCGGTGAAGCAAAAAAATTTAGTAGCCGTGGTTGGGGCTTCAGGAAGTGGTAAATCTTCAGTAGTATTTGCTGGATTAATTCCCCAACTAAGACAAGATAAAACCCAAAACTGGCTAATTCTTTCCTTCCGTCCTGGAAATAACCCCTTGGCAAATTTAGCGATGGTTTTGTGTGGGGGAGTGGGGAGTGGGGAGAATTTTGCTTCGTTTCCTAATACTCAACCTTCAAATACTCATCCTCGGTTAGCAGAATTAGAACTAGAACTAGAGTTAAAACAGCGCCATTCCTTGGGGGATAATTTGGCTGCAAAAACTTTACCAAAATTCCTAGAATCGATAATTACGAGTTCTCCCCAGTCTCATTTAGTGATAATTGCTGACCAATTTGAAGAACTCTACACACTCTGTCATCATGCTGAAGAACGCCAAATATTTTTAGATCATCTCCTCGATGCAGTTGCCACCGTACCCAACTTTACCTTAGTATTAACCTTGCGGGCAGACTTTTTTGGTGAAGCTTTATCTTACCGTCGTTTTGCCGATGCTTTGCAAGATACCCAGTTAAACTTAGGGCCGATGAACGCCCCAGAATTAGCAACAGCCATTCAAAAACCTGCTGAGGCTTTTAACGTGCAATTAGAACCAGGATTAACCCCACGCCTAATTGATGCAGTTTTAGAGTCACCCAGCCACTTACCCTTACTAGAATTTACCTTAACTCAATTGTGGCAAAAGCAACAGCAAGGATGGCTAACACATCAAGCCTACGCAGACATTGGGGGAATAGAAACCGCACTAGCAAACCATGCAGAGTCAATTTATGCTCAACTGAGTTTAGCAGATCAAGAAAGGGTGCAACAGATATTTATTCAGTTAGTGCAACCAGGCGAACACAACGCAGATATTCGCCGTTTGGCTACTCGTGAGGAAGTCGGCGAAGCAAACTGGTATTTAGTCGCACAATTAGCAGATGCGCCCTTGGTCGTAACCAATTACAATCAACTTAGCCAAATCGAAACAGTAGAAATTATCCATGAGGCATTAATTAAAAATTGGCGCAGATTAAGACAATGGATGAGAAATCATCGCGAGTTTCGCCATTGGCAAGAGCAATTAAGAGTAGTCATCCGACAATGGGAAAATAGTCATCAAGATACCGGGGGTTTGTTGCGGGGTAAACCTTTACTTGATGCTGAAGAATGGTTAATGCAACGCCCGACGGAAATTAATGCTTATGAACATAACTTTATTAATTTAAGTTTAGCACGAAAGCAGAAAGAACAACAAGAAAAAACTGCTGCTAAAAACAAAATTATTATCGGCTTAACGAGCGGCTTAATCGGGACTTTAATATTAGCCAGCTTGGCGTTATTTCAATGGCAACAAGCTGATTATCAACGCCAACAAGTCCAAATTAATCAGCTAAAATCTCTGAGCCTTTCTGCCAAATTATTAGCGAAATCAGGGGATGAAGTTACAGGGTTAATTCCTGTATTACAAAGTCTGAAAACCTTACAAGCATTAAATCCTTTAGATAGCAAAACAAAGATAGATATATTAGGTTCTATTTTAGAAGTTATCAATCAAGTCCGCGAATACAATCGCTTAACAGGACATGAAGGCGAAGTTACCAGTCTTAACTTCAGTCCCAACGGTCAGATTTTAGCATCAGCGAGTGAAAATACCATTAGAATTTGGGGACGCAAGGGAAATTTACTGCAAACCCTTCCTTCTCTACCTGCGGTTAGCCTGTTGGAGACAGAGGAACCCTACGCGAATACAGGACATAATCATGGTCTTTTCAGTGTCATTTTTAGTCCTGATAGTCAACTGCTCATAGCGGCTAGCTTTGATCATAATATTACGGCTTGGCGATATAATTCCCAAACCAATTTATTTGCAGAGAAACCTATTTTCCAGATTACCGAAAAAGAGGGATTATGGGCAGTTAGCATCAGTCCTGATCATAGCACGCTGGCAGTTGCCACTGCAAATGGTAAAGTTAAATTCTGGACAATGGATGGTCAATTATTGCAAACCATTTCTGCCCATAGTCAAAAAATCTGGCATTTAAATTTTAGCTCAGATGGTCAAACTTTTGTTACTGCTAGTGCTGATAAAACTGTGAAAATTTGGAATTTGTCAGGACAGTTATTAACAACTTTACAAGGTCATAGTGATGAAGTTCTCAGCGTCAATTTTAGTCCAGATGGTCAAACTCTGGCTACTGCTAGCAAAGATAAAACTGTGAAACTGTGGGATTTAACAGGTAAATTATTACATAATTTTGCTGGTCATAGCGATGAAGTTTTAGATGTCCGTTTTAGTCCAGATGGTGAATTAATCGCCTCTGCAAGTGCTGATGATACAGTCAGGGTGTGGAGTGTTGAACAACAGAAGCAACTCTACAAATTCTCAGGACATGGGGGTAAAGCATCTGAGGTGAGTTTTAGTCCAGATGGTCAAACTTTAGCAAGTGCTAGTAAAGATAAAACAGTTAAACTTTGGCGTTTGCAGGGCATTTTACCAAGTTTTTCTGGTAATTATCTCAGTATAAGTCCAGATGGTGAAATTGTTGCTGTCAGTAATCAAAAAGGTATTGTTCACCTGCGACAAGGTGATGGAACTTTGCTGCGAAGCTTTGCAGCACACAATGGGGAAATTATCAAGGTAGTTTTTCATCCCCAGGGTAAAAGTATAGTCACTATCGGTAGAGATAATCAAGTTAAACTTTGGGATTTATCAGGAAATTTATTAAACAGTTGGCTGGGACATGAGAGTAATAATCAAAATATAATTCCTTTTGCACCTATCCAAGATATTAGCTTTAGTCCAGATGGTAATCAAATTGTCACTATTGGCGGAATTGACAAGGAAGTGAGAATTTGGAATCTTGAAGGTAGTTTATTAAAAAGCTGGCAAACTAATGATATTTTCTTAACCAGAATTAATTTTAGTCCAGATGGTAAGATTTTGGCAACTGCTGGGGATAAAACTGTAAAGTTGTGGAATTTATCAGGTAAATTATTACAAACTTTATCAGGACATGAAGCTAATGTTTCTACCGTTAATTTTAGTCGTGATGGCAAAATTATTGCAACTGCTGCTGCTGATCAAACTGTGAAGCTTTGGCATAGTCAAACTGGTGAAATGTTCCGCAGTTTACCCCATAATGATAATGTATATACTATTGGTTTTAGTCCTCATGGTCAAGTGCTGATTACAGCCAATGCTGATGAAATCAAGTTTTGGAATTTAGATGGAGAATTACTTCATAGTCTTGGAGGACATGAGGGGATAATTTCTCAAGTTAAGTTAAGTTTAGATGGCAAGTTTATGGCTTCTGTAGATGTCAATAATCAGGTGATTTTATGGAGTTTGGATATTAATGATTTACAAGCACGAATTTGTGATTGGTTGCAAGATTATTTGAGGACAAATCAAGGTTTAGATGTTGATGAACAGGGGATTTGTCAGAGGATGTTTTAA
- a CDS encoding tetratricopeptide repeat protein, giving the protein MLYFKLPVICFSLIISAFTTWGVVISQVEASPMLTEETQTAINWLLQGKIKVNQQDYSGALLDFTQAIKIDSQYAEAYYERGLIYAQYAQGKLVNSDGVVPGCEKVDDFKIICSFEMTDKVIEYKRQAIADFTQAIQINPQYAAAYHQRGLIQEETEKKLVDFQVASELYLQKSLELLKPQTFAEAIKLWEIIDNLQANTQSLNKLAILQEADELKNPTNSSTVSPDSCEELEQQARLALGNGDVDTALKRYKRLVRKCPDIKYQKIQLIIEELEKNRD; this is encoded by the coding sequence ATGCTTTATTTCAAGTTACCTGTTATTTGTTTCAGTCTGATAATTTCTGCTTTTACTACCTGGGGAGTGGTGATTTCTCAGGTGGAAGCATCTCCTATGCTAACTGAAGAAACTCAGACAGCGATTAACTGGCTTTTACAAGGTAAAATTAAAGTTAATCAACAAGATTATTCAGGGGCGTTATTAGATTTTACACAAGCTATTAAAATTGATTCCCAATATGCAGAAGCTTATTATGAACGGGGTTTAATTTATGCTCAATATGCTCAAGGAAAGCTGGTAAATTCAGATGGAGTTGTACCGGGTTGTGAAAAAGTTGATGATTTTAAAATTATTTGCTCGTTTGAAATGACAGATAAAGTTATAGAATATAAACGCCAAGCTATTGCAGATTTTACGCAAGCGATTCAAATTAATCCCCAATATGCAGCAGCTTATCATCAGAGGGGGTTAATTCAAGAGGAGACGGAGAAAAAGTTAGTAGATTTTCAGGTAGCAAGTGAACTTTATCTGCAAAAAAGTTTGGAGTTGTTGAAACCCCAGACATTTGCGGAAGCTATCAAACTCTGGGAGATAATTGATAATTTACAAGCCAATACTCAATCACTGAATAAGTTGGCGATATTACAGGAAGCAGATGAATTGAAAAATCCCACTAATTCTTCAACTGTTTCTCCTGATTCTTGTGAAGAATTGGAACAGCAAGCGCGTCTAGCTTTGGGGAATGGAGATGTGGATACAGCACTAAAGCGATATAAGAGATTAGTTCGTAAATGTCCAGATATAAAATATCAAAAGATACAACTGATTATTGAGGAACTTGAAAAAAATCGTGATTAA